From the genome of Paraburkholderia flava, one region includes:
- a CDS encoding DUF1697 domain-containing protein encodes MTTYIALLRAVNVGGTGKLPMSELRSICESIGCTDVRTYIASGNVVFASRLSKAGVKKKLEDALEAWAGKPVGVAIRTGPEMAAVLAANPFTSAPPNRTVAIFLDGAPAADALEHMSGQHNEEAALGVNEIYVHYGDGMAKTKLKIPAAKNGTARNINTITTLAEWAAE; translated from the coding sequence ATGACGACCTACATCGCCCTCCTTCGCGCCGTCAACGTCGGCGGCACCGGCAAGCTGCCGATGAGCGAACTGCGCTCGATCTGCGAATCGATCGGCTGTACCGACGTGCGCACGTATATCGCGAGCGGCAACGTCGTGTTCGCGAGCAGGCTGTCGAAGGCGGGCGTGAAGAAGAAGCTCGAAGACGCGCTCGAAGCGTGGGCGGGCAAGCCGGTCGGCGTCGCGATTCGCACCGGGCCCGAAATGGCTGCGGTGCTCGCGGCGAATCCGTTTACATCGGCCCCGCCGAATCGCACGGTCGCAATCTTTCTCGATGGCGCCCCGGCCGCCGACGCGCTCGAACACATGAGCGGCCAGCACAACGAAGAAGCCGCGCTCGGCGTGAACGAAATCTACGTGCACTACGGCGACGGGATGGCGAAAACGAAGCTGAAGATTCCCGCCGCGAAGAACGGGACGGCACGTAACATCAATACGATCACGACGCTTGCCGAATGGGCGGCGGAATGA
- a CDS encoding metallophosphoesterase family protein yields MPTQSKSKPRKKANETSQKDSRKTTATPLTPNLATPHLPLGIRSLSAPVFSQPQPTADPTVFRIQHASDTAAYKEIDKLNAEHKLFPLPFPAPRGGVEPQLSLADVLGGNTAAVKRITASGQLVFHAMGDCGNTGGPSTQNEVADKMTADFTEADAAEVPQFALLLGDVVYSFGEARYYYDQFYEPYRDYPAPILSCAGNHDGMVSPETHATSLTAWLNNFCSENFTVTSDAGGLSRTAQIQPGVFFTFDAPFVRVLVLYSNTLEDPGVIANPQIGNSQLDYLDAALARVKAENYQGALLIADHHPPYALGQHGPSADMLAQIDALCSKHGVWPHAFLSGHAHNYQRYTRTRNADGTQIPYVVCGNGGHGLIKLTAKNAPPLRAPQVFQAATGKVDQVVLENYDDSNYGYLRIVANASQLRIEYHSASDANAKAPNDYVNVDLTQRTIAHFAARDHGRPAQAKAIRALLRKK; encoded by the coding sequence ATGCCCACGCAGTCGAAATCGAAACCCCGCAAGAAGGCGAATGAAACCAGCCAGAAAGACTCGCGTAAAACAACCGCCACACCGCTGACACCGAATCTCGCGACCCCGCATCTGCCGCTCGGCATCCGCAGCCTGAGCGCACCGGTCTTCTCGCAACCGCAGCCCACCGCCGACCCGACCGTGTTCCGCATCCAGCATGCATCCGACACGGCCGCGTACAAGGAAATCGACAAGCTCAATGCCGAACACAAACTGTTCCCGCTGCCGTTTCCGGCGCCGCGCGGCGGCGTCGAGCCGCAGCTGTCACTCGCCGACGTGCTCGGCGGCAACACGGCCGCAGTGAAACGGATCACGGCCTCCGGGCAACTCGTGTTTCATGCGATGGGCGATTGCGGCAATACGGGCGGCCCGTCGACGCAAAACGAAGTCGCCGACAAGATGACCGCCGATTTCACCGAAGCCGACGCAGCCGAAGTGCCGCAGTTCGCGCTGCTGCTCGGCGATGTCGTGTACAGCTTCGGCGAGGCGCGCTACTACTACGACCAGTTCTATGAGCCGTATCGCGACTACCCTGCGCCGATCCTGTCGTGTGCGGGGAATCACGACGGCATGGTATCGCCGGAAACGCACGCGACGAGCCTCACCGCGTGGCTCAACAACTTCTGCTCGGAAAATTTCACCGTGACGTCCGATGCGGGTGGCCTGTCGCGCACCGCGCAGATCCAGCCCGGCGTGTTCTTCACGTTCGACGCGCCGTTCGTGCGCGTCCTCGTTCTCTATAGCAATACGCTCGAGGACCCTGGCGTGATCGCGAACCCGCAGATCGGCAACAGCCAGCTCGACTACCTCGATGCGGCGCTCGCGCGCGTGAAGGCCGAGAACTACCAGGGCGCGCTGCTGATCGCGGATCATCATCCGCCGTATGCGCTCGGCCAGCATGGACCGAGCGCCGACATGCTCGCGCAGATCGACGCGTTGTGCAGCAAGCACGGCGTATGGCCGCATGCGTTCCTGTCGGGACATGCACACAACTACCAGCGTTACACGCGCACGCGCAACGCGGACGGCACGCAGATTCCGTATGTGGTGTGCGGCAACGGCGGTCACGGGCTCATCAAGCTGACCGCGAAAAACGCGCCGCCGCTGCGTGCGCCGCAGGTTTTTCAGGCGGCGACGGGCAAGGTCGATCAGGTCGTGCTGGAAAACTACGACGACAGCAATTACGGCTATCTGCGGATCGTCGCAAACGCGTCGCAATTGCGGATCGAATATCACTCGGCCAGCGATGCAAACGCGAAAGCGCCGAACGATTACGTGAACGTCGATCTGACGCAGCGCACGATCGCGCATTTCGCCGCGCGCGATCACGGACGCCCCGCACAGGCGAAGGCAATCCGCGCGCTTCTACGCAAAAAGTAG